A single genomic interval of Cucumis sativus cultivar 9930 chromosome 7, Cucumber_9930_V3, whole genome shotgun sequence harbors:
- the LOC101214631 gene encoding probable alkaline/neutral invertase D, with translation MDGFGLRNVSSHCSISEMDDYDLSRLLDKPKLNIERQRSFDERSLSELSIGLARGGLDNFESSYSPGGRSGFDTPASSSRNSFEPHPMIAEAWEALRRSMVYFRGQPVGTIAAYDHASEEVLNYDQVFVRDFVPSALAFLMNGEPDIVKNFLLKTLQLQGWEKRIDRFKLGEGAMPASFKVLHDPVRKTDTVAADFGESAIGRVAPVDSGFWWIILLRAYTKSTGDLSLAETSECQKGMRLILTLCLSEGFDTFPTLLCADGCSMIDRRMGIYGYPIEIQALFFMALRCALAMLKHDAEGKECIERIVKRLHALSYHMRSYFWLDFQQLNDIYRYKTEEYSHTAVNKFNVIPDSIPEWLFDFMPTRGGYFVGNVSPARMDFRWFALGNCVAILGSLATPEQSMAIMDLIESRWEELVGEMPLKISYPAIESHEWRIITGCDPKNTRWSYHNGGSWPVLLWLLTAACIKTGRPQIARRAIELAESRLLKDSWPEYYDGKLGRYIGKQARKYQTWSIAGYLVAKMMLEDPSHLGMISLEEDKQMKPLIKRSSSWTC, from the exons atggaTGGGTTCGGACTTCGAAATGTGAGCTCTCATTGCTCGATCTCTGAGATGGATGATTACGATCTTTCTCGTCTTCTTGATAAGCCTAAGCTCAATATTGAGAGGCAAAGATCATTTGACGAGAGATCCCTCAGTGAGCTGTCCATCGGCCTTGCTAGAGGAGGCCTGGACAACTTTGAGAGCTCATATTCACCTGGTGGAAGGTCAGGATTTGATACCCCAGCTTCATCTTCCCGAAACTCGTTTGAGCCCCACCCAATGATCGCTGAAGCATGGGAGGCTTTGCGTAGATCCATGGTGTATTTCCGGGGCCAACCAGTTGGAACCATTGCAGCATATGACCATGCCTCCGAGGAAGTTTTGAATTATGATCAG GTTTTTGTTCGGGATTTTGTTCCAAGTGCTTTGGCATTTCTGATGAACGGGGAACCTGACATAGTTAAGAACTTCCTGCTAAAGACTCTGCAGCTTCAGGGATGggaaaaaagaattgatagATTCAAGCTTGGGGAAGGTGCAATGCCAGCTAGCTTTAAGGTTCTTCATGATCCCGTTAGAAAAACAGATACCGTTGCTGCTGATTTTGGAGAAAGTGCGATAGGAAGAGTTGCTCCTGTTGACTCTGGATTCTGGTGGATCATTCTGCTCCGTGCATATACAAAGTCAACAGGTGATCTATCTCTGGCTGAAACATCAGAGTGTCAGAAGGGAATGAGacttattttaactttatgtCTGTCGGAGGGGTTTGATACATTCCCAACTCTTCTTTGTGCTGATGGATGCTCCATGATTGATCGAAGAATG GGTATATATGGTTATCCTATAGAAATTCAAGCCCTTTTCTTTATGGCCCTGAGATGTGCTCTGGCTATGCTGAAACATGATGCTGAAGGAAAAGAGTGCATAGAGCGTATTGTGAAGCGCTTGCATGCCTTAAGTTATCACATGAGGAGTTATTTCTGGCTTGATTTCCAGCAACTAAATGACATCTACCGTTATAAAACAGAAGAATATTCTCATACAGCTGTAAATAAGTTTAATGTCATCCCAGATTCAATCCCAGAAtggttgtttgattttatgcCCACACGTGGCGGGTACTTTGTTGGTAATGTTAGTCCTGCAAGAATGGACTTTAGATGGTTTGCTTTAGGTAATTGTGTTGCAATTCTAGGATCTCTTGCCACCCCTGAGCAATCAATGGCTATTATGGATCTTATTGAATCACGCTGGGAAGAGCTGGTTGGAGAAATGCCTTTGAAAATATCATATCCTGCCATAGAAAGTCATGAGTGGCGAATTATTACTGGTTGTGATCCGAAGAATACCAGGTGGAGCTACCATAATGGTGGATCTTGGCCAG TTCTACTATGGCTGCTAACAGCTGCTTGCATTAAAACTGGACGACCACAGATTGCTAGAAGAGCCATTGAGCTGGCAGAGAGTCGGTTGCTGAAGGATAGTTGGCCAGAATACTACGATGGAAAGTTAGGAAGATATATCGGAAAACAAGCGAGGAAATACCAGACATGGTCGATAGCAGGATACTTGGTCGCAAAGATGATGTTGGAAGATCCATCACACTTGGGGATGATATCACTTGAAGAGGACAAGCAAATGAAGCCACTGATCAAGAGATCATCATCTTGGACCTGTTAG